One stretch of Shewanella sp. Arc9-LZ DNA includes these proteins:
- a CDS encoding OmcA/MtrC family decaheme c-type cytochrome encodes MKKYNRTLLAAAFIAALGVTGCGSDGSDGADGAAGAAGTDGTPGTPGTPAGSVVTTVENAYDFTLTLAPTDIVVVGADPFNVKFTVTGKGSGGADVPYTGLDKVALYVTSQSANATDTGAPMLWTNHALANDFGSSMYCTLTGTAAARGGAVVDACTLVEDEANPGTYTGSWAHDGNAPVVLASGDANDLVRVFIRAYDVTMADGTAVSDKILSTPVDFIPATGELAVSAKDAVSSAACIRCHSPMEGYADTDMRIANIGAHHNYQKVENCVACHNPAYAGGQDDPEVGFNVNFNAMIHTIHAGHHIADKLTGEAKEMFGGVGFPAELNECTVCHDNGTQWNDNVYAEACLSCHVDVDLTTGVNHRGIVPASDAVCSGCHGAGSLSPIEAHSVDRRAAFENGLVLEVASAEVASDVLTVIIDVKLNGVVAADGTDLTQYLNKAKSGDDILIGTLDGNGDYVRGLSINTASNPEMFVVQSGKLTLTKALTPNQLDGQILSVTSEMNMCGNTTTDMVVVNTKLAEGAGTDTGACDVPVPANIVTKYFMFDAVAAKGVLTEDNLRFVSPELTAYTSPTQAGNDRTTADEAKCNACHDNLSHVKSPNHGVTNFTQCADCHNNNYAGSYHADVYKQAGVDADGEPTFEVVEGLTYNNRDLVTVAHRFHSGLFAGSTGAGIYLGTDGETWVNYPATKTNCQACHKDANAAGDAMPFFSGTGTLTSGRTAIAISGGEFISPVAEACRSCHAHSGAAALAHFKSNGATVAGDSVMSAAGVPIESCATCHAEGKTYGLDKVHSGAAH; translated from the coding sequence ATGAAGAAATATAATAGAACATTACTTGCTGCAGCGTTTATTGCAGCGTTAGGTGTGACCGGTTGTGGTTCTGACGGCAGTGATGGTGCTGACGGAGCTGCTGGTGCCGCGGGTACAGATGGAACACCTGGCACGCCTGGTACTCCAGCTGGTTCGGTTGTTACAACAGTTGAAAATGCCTATGACTTTACCTTAACACTGGCTCCTACGGATATCGTCGTAGTAGGTGCTGATCCATTTAACGTTAAATTTACTGTAACAGGTAAAGGAAGTGGCGGAGCGGACGTTCCATACACTGGGCTTGATAAAGTTGCGTTATACGTGACCAGTCAATCAGCTAATGCTACTGACACTGGCGCACCAATGTTGTGGACAAACCATGCACTTGCCAATGATTTTGGTAGCAGCATGTATTGTACCTTAACCGGTACTGCCGCAGCTCGAGGCGGCGCTGTAGTCGATGCTTGTACATTAGTTGAAGATGAAGCTAATCCTGGTACTTATACTGGTTCTTGGGCACATGATGGTAATGCGCCTGTGGTATTAGCAAGTGGTGATGCAAACGATTTAGTCCGTGTGTTTATTCGTGCCTATGACGTTACGATGGCTGATGGTACAGCAGTAAGTGATAAGATTTTATCAACTCCAGTAGATTTTATTCCTGCTACTGGCGAACTTGCTGTTTCTGCAAAAGATGCTGTGTCTAGTGCAGCATGTATTAGATGTCATAGCCCAATGGAAGGTTACGCTGATACTGATATGCGTATTGCCAACATTGGTGCTCATCATAATTACCAAAAAGTTGAAAATTGTGTAGCTTGTCATAATCCTGCTTATGCTGGTGGACAAGACGATCCTGAAGTTGGTTTTAACGTTAACTTCAATGCCATGATCCATACCATTCATGCTGGTCATCATATTGCTGACAAGTTGACTGGTGAAGCCAAAGAAATGTTTGGTGGAGTTGGATTTCCTGCTGAGTTAAATGAATGTACTGTTTGTCATGATAATGGCACACAGTGGAACGACAATGTCTATGCTGAAGCCTGTTTATCATGTCACGTTGATGTTGATTTAACGACGGGTGTTAACCATAGAGGTATCGTTCCTGCTAGTGACGCTGTTTGTTCTGGTTGTCATGGCGCAGGTAGTTTAAGCCCAATCGAAGCTCACAGTGTTGATCGCCGTGCCGCCTTTGAAAATGGTTTGGTACTAGAGGTTGCTTCTGCTGAAGTCGCGTCAGACGTATTAACTGTCATCATTGATGTTAAATTAAATGGTGTGGTTGCGGCTGATGGTACTGATTTAACTCAGTACTTAAACAAAGCTAAATCAGGTGATGATATTTTAATCGGTACACTTGATGGCAATGGCGATTATGTGCGTGGTTTAAGTATCAATACAGCTTCTAATCCAGAAATGTTTGTGGTTCAAAGTGGCAAGTTAACCTTAACTAAAGCACTTACACCTAATCAGTTAGACGGCCAAATACTTTCAGTTACTTCTGAAATGAACATGTGTGGTAATACAACGACCGATATGGTTGTTGTTAATACCAAACTAGCTGAAGGTGCAGGAACCGATACTGGTGCTTGTGATGTACCTGTTCCAGCTAACATCGTCACTAAGTACTTTATGTTTGATGCAGTTGCGGCTAAAGGCGTATTAACTGAGGACAATCTACGTTTTGTTAGTCCTGAGTTGACAGCCTATACCTCACCTACACAGGCTGGTAACGACCGTACAACAGCTGACGAAGCTAAATGTAATGCTTGTCATGACAACTTGTCTCACGTTAAATCACCTAACCATGGTGTGACTAACTTTACACAATGTGCTGATTGTCATAACAACAACTATGCAGGTTCTTACCATGCAGATGTTTACAAGCAAGCTGGTGTAGATGCTGATGGCGAACCTACGTTTGAAGTTGTTGAAGGGTTAACTTATAACAACCGTGATCTAGTGACCGTAGCACATCGCTTCCACAGTGGTTTGTTTGCAGGTAGCACAGGTGCTGGCATTTACTTAGGTACAGATGGTGAAACTTGGGTTAACTATCCTGCAACTAAAACAAATTGCCAAGCTTGTCATAAAGATGCGAATGCTGCAGGGGATGCTATGCCATTCTTCTCTGGCACTGGTACGTTAACATCTGGCAGAACTGCAATTGCAATCAGTGGTGGCGAATTTATTTCTCCTGTCGCTGAAGCATGTCGTAGTTGTCACGCTCACTCTGGTGCTGCTGCTCTAGCTCACTTCAAGAGTAATGGTGCGACAGTTGCTGGTGATAGCGTAATGTCTGCTGCCGGTGTACCAATTGAGTCTTGCGCAACTTGTCATGCTGAAGGTAAAACTTACGGTCTTGATAAAGTTCACTCTGGTGCAGCGCACTAA
- a CDS encoding MFS transporter, translating into MSTNSHSDNDLSEVKQLGMWAAITSLGYIFWLVGGMELIERIAYYGVKASAGLYAKAPVSQGGLGINLSDYGIIISVWALLQTFVPVLTGGISDRVGYKETIFVSTIIKICGYLTMAFFPSFWGFLAGAMLLAMGTGVFKPGIQGTLVLSTNRNNTSMAWGIFYQVVNIGGFLGPLVAVHMRQLSWDNVFYACAAIISFNFLFLLAYKEPGKAERLERARQVKNGEITQEALWKDALRELKKPVVIYYMLVFAGFWFLYNSLFDVLPIHIAEWVDTSVIVTSLFGPEGTSSGILQFWLGLNNDGTKVMPEGMLNLNAGMIMTTCFIVAALTAKYRITTTMFVGCLLSILAIALVGAFNAAWMIVLAIAMFSVGEMMISPKKNEFMGNIAPEGKKAMYLGFVMLPQGIGWTLEGYFGPKLYDMYASKERIAREALSEHGMNLTDIANIPQGEAFSRLVSTTGQDPQALTQALYQANNIGMAWYIIAAIGIISAVGIFIYGKWLLRMQRQQVA; encoded by the coding sequence ATGAGCACTAATTCGCACTCAGACAATGATTTGAGTGAAGTAAAACAGTTAGGCATGTGGGCCGCGATCACCAGTTTAGGCTATATATTTTGGCTTGTCGGTGGTATGGAGCTAATAGAACGCATTGCCTATTATGGTGTCAAAGCCAGTGCTGGCTTATACGCTAAAGCGCCAGTATCACAAGGCGGACTGGGCATTAATTTAAGCGATTACGGTATTATTATATCCGTGTGGGCGTTGCTACAAACCTTCGTACCAGTGCTAACTGGCGGAATTTCTGACCGTGTCGGTTACAAAGAAACCATTTTCGTTTCTACCATCATCAAAATCTGTGGCTATTTAACCATGGCATTCTTCCCTAGCTTCTGGGGTTTTCTCGCTGGCGCCATGTTGCTAGCCATGGGTACAGGGGTATTCAAACCTGGTATTCAAGGCACTTTAGTACTGTCAACCAACCGAAATAATACTTCAATGGCTTGGGGCATTTTTTACCAAGTGGTTAACATCGGTGGATTTTTAGGTCCATTGGTGGCGGTACATATGCGTCAATTATCTTGGGATAACGTGTTTTACGCCTGTGCAGCCATTATTTCGTTTAACTTTTTATTCTTATTGGCTTACAAAGAGCCCGGCAAAGCTGAGCGCTTAGAGCGCGCACGCCAAGTGAAAAATGGTGAAATCACACAAGAAGCACTGTGGAAGGATGCCTTAAGAGAACTAAAGAAACCTGTGGTGATTTACTACATGCTGGTGTTTGCCGGTTTTTGGTTTTTATACAACTCATTATTTGATGTATTGCCTATTCACATTGCGGAATGGGTTGATACCAGCGTCATTGTCACCTCTTTATTTGGCCCAGAAGGCACCAGCAGCGGCATATTGCAGTTCTGGCTAGGGTTGAATAATGACGGCACCAAAGTGATGCCAGAGGGTATGCTTAACCTCAACGCGGGGATGATCATGACCACTTGCTTTATTGTTGCTGCGCTTACGGCTAAATATCGCATTACCACCACCATGTTTGTCGGTTGCTTATTGAGTATTTTAGCCATTGCCTTGGTCGGTGCATTTAATGCGGCTTGGATGATTGTATTGGCTATTGCCATGTTCTCTGTCGGCGAAATGATGATCAGCCCAAAGAAAAACGAGTTTATGGGTAACATCGCACCTGAAGGTAAAAAAGCCATGTATTTAGGCTTTGTCATGCTTCCTCAAGGCATAGGTTGGACGTTAGAAGGTTATTTCGGCCCTAAGCTTTATGACATGTACGCGTCAAAAGAACGCATCGCCCGTGAAGCGCTATCTGAACATGGTATGAACTTAACCGATATTGCTAACATCCCTCAAGGTGAAGCATTTAGTCGCTTAGTCAGTACCACAGGTCAAGACCCACAGGCATTAACCCAAGCTTTATATCAAGCCAACAATATCGGCATGGCTTGGTATATTATAGCCGCCATTGGGATTATTTCTGCAGTAGGTATTTTCATCTACGGAAAATGGCTATTAAGGATGCAGCGCCAACAAGTGGCTTAG
- a CDS encoding PBPRA1643 family SWIM/SEC-C metal-binding motif protein, with amino-acid sequence MSDKYFFKGRRTPKPAYGESGYNTKRAAKLGTEALPLILSVQTEARQHEVAAMVAEQQLFANITIDADKPENIVDLTGLLNKPKAVTSEAKPNRNDACPCGSGKKYKKCCGA; translated from the coding sequence ATGTCTGATAAATACTTTTTTAAAGGTCGTAGAACCCCTAAGCCAGCTTATGGTGAAAGTGGTTATAACACCAAACGTGCCGCCAAACTGGGCACGGAAGCGTTACCGTTAATATTGTCAGTTCAAACCGAAGCTCGCCAACATGAAGTGGCTGCTATGGTCGCTGAACAGCAACTCTTTGCTAATATCACTATTGATGCAGATAAGCCTGAAAACATTGTTGATTTAACTGGTTTATTGAATAAACCCAAAGCGGTTACTTCTGAAGCTAAGCCAAACCGCAATGATGCTTGCCCTTGCGGCAGTGGTAAAAAGTACAAAAAGTGTTGCGGTGCTTAA
- a CDS encoding valine--tRNA ligase: MEKTYNPKSIEQALYQNWEEQGYFKPHGDESKGNYCIMIPPPNVTGSLHMGHAFQDTIMDTLTRFERMKGKNTLWQVGTDHAGIATQMLVERKLEAEEGKTRHDLGRDAFIDKVWDWKEQSGGTITKQLRRMGASVDWDRERFTMDEGLSKAVQEVFVRLYDDELIYRGKRLVNWDPKLHTAISDLEVENKEKQGHMWHFRYPLAQGALTADGKDYLEVATTRPETMLGDSAVAVHPDDERYQSLIGKFILLPIVNRLVPIVADDYVDMEFGTGCVKITPAHDFNDYEVGKRHQLPMYNIFTLDAAVRSFVEVINTDGTPNKGVEMALPERYVGLDRFKARDAIVAEFDSLGLLEKVAPHGLKVPYGDRSGVVIEPLLTDQWYVAVQSMAKTAIEAVETGEIKFVPQQYENMYFSWMRDIKDWCISRQLWWGHRIPAWYDENGKVYVGRNEAEVRAKHQFADSVVLRQDDDVLDTWFSSALWTFSTLGWPDNLEDLKTFHPTDVLVTGFDIIFFWVARMIMMTMHFIKDEDGKPQVPFKTVYVTGLIRDEVGNKMSKSKGNVLDPLDMIDGIELETLVEKRTGNMMQPQLAAKIEKSTRKEFADGIEAHGTDALRFTLAAMASTGRDINWDMKRLDGYRSFCNKLWNASRYVLMNTEVQTDPDSDEAGEPLDCGQLLVDGKPGEMELSLADRWIIGLFNQTVKTVEDHMAAFRFDLAANTLYEFTWNQFCDWYLELTKPVMQNGTEAQMRGTRHTLVNVLEKMQRLMHPFMPYITETIWQRVKPLAGVTGDTIMLASFPTYQADQVDATAMADLEWVKQVIVAVRNIRAELNIAPSKPLNALLRGVSYEDRIRLEANQTFFASLAKLETMTILSEGETAPMSSTQLVGNMELLIPMAGLIDVGAEMARIDKQLEKLAQEIARIEGKLSNQGFVAKAPAAVIDKERAKMTDLTRDIEKLNEQKVELAKI, from the coding sequence ATGGAAAAAACATACAACCCAAAGTCTATCGAACAAGCCCTTTACCAAAACTGGGAAGAGCAAGGTTACTTCAAGCCGCATGGTGATGAATCAAAAGGCAATTACTGCATCATGATCCCGCCACCGAATGTAACCGGTAGCTTGCACATGGGTCATGCCTTCCAAGACACCATCATGGATACCCTTACCCGCTTTGAGCGCATGAAAGGTAAAAATACCTTATGGCAAGTCGGCACCGACCACGCGGGTATTGCGACTCAAATGTTGGTTGAGCGGAAGCTTGAAGCCGAAGAAGGTAAAACTCGCCATGATTTAGGCCGTGACGCCTTTATTGATAAAGTGTGGGACTGGAAAGAACAGTCTGGTGGCACGATTACCAAACAGCTTCGCCGTATGGGCGCATCGGTTGATTGGGATCGCGAACGTTTCACTATGGATGAAGGCTTATCAAAAGCGGTTCAAGAAGTGTTTGTTCGTCTATACGATGATGAACTTATTTATCGTGGTAAGCGCCTAGTTAACTGGGATCCAAAGCTACACACCGCCATTTCAGATTTAGAAGTTGAAAACAAAGAGAAGCAAGGCCACATGTGGCACTTCCGCTATCCTTTGGCCCAAGGCGCATTAACAGCCGACGGTAAAGATTACCTAGAAGTGGCCACTACGCGCCCAGAAACCATGTTGGGTGACAGCGCAGTAGCCGTACATCCAGATGATGAACGTTACCAGTCATTAATTGGTAAATTCATTCTATTGCCTATCGTTAACCGTTTAGTGCCGATTGTTGCCGACGATTATGTCGACATGGAATTTGGAACCGGTTGTGTAAAAATCACTCCAGCCCATGACTTTAACGACTATGAAGTCGGTAAACGTCATCAACTGCCTATGTACAACATCTTCACCTTAGATGCCGCCGTACGCAGTTTTGTTGAAGTGATTAATACTGATGGCACCCCAAACAAAGGCGTCGAGATGGCCTTGCCAGAGCGTTATGTTGGCCTCGATCGCTTTAAAGCCCGTGATGCTATCGTGGCTGAATTTGACAGCTTAGGTCTACTTGAAAAGGTCGCTCCGCACGGCTTAAAAGTACCTTATGGCGATCGCTCTGGTGTGGTGATTGAACCATTACTAACCGACCAATGGTACGTGGCTGTGCAGTCAATGGCTAAAACAGCCATTGAAGCAGTAGAAACTGGCGAAATTAAGTTTGTGCCGCAACAATACGAGAACATGTACTTCTCATGGATGCGCGATATTAAAGACTGGTGTATTTCACGCCAGTTATGGTGGGGACACCGTATTCCAGCTTGGTACGACGAAAACGGTAAAGTCTACGTTGGCCGTAACGAAGCAGAAGTGCGCGCTAAACATCAATTTGCTGACTCTGTGGTATTACGTCAAGACGACGACGTATTAGACACCTGGTTCAGTTCAGCATTATGGACATTCTCAACCTTAGGTTGGCCAGACAATTTAGAAGATTTAAAAACCTTCCACCCAACCGACGTGTTGGTTACCGGTTTTGACATCATCTTCTTCTGGGTTGCCCGCATGATCATGATGACCATGCACTTTATTAAAGATGAAGATGGCAAGCCACAAGTGCCTTTTAAAACCGTTTACGTTACCGGTCTTATCCGTGACGAAGTCGGCAATAAAATGTCAAAGTCTAAAGGTAACGTCCTTGATCCATTAGACATGATTGACGGTATCGAGCTTGAAACCTTAGTTGAAAAGCGCACTGGCAACATGATGCAACCGCAACTTGCCGCGAAGATTGAAAAGAGTACCCGTAAAGAATTTGCCGACGGCATTGAAGCTCATGGTACTGATGCACTGCGCTTTACCTTAGCAGCAATGGCATCAACTGGCCGCGACATCAACTGGGACATGAAACGTCTTGATGGTTACCGCAGTTTCTGTAACAAGTTATGGAATGCGTCACGTTACGTGTTAATGAACACTGAAGTGCAGACGGATCCTGATAGCGATGAAGCGGGCGAGCCTTTAGATTGCGGTCAACTGTTAGTAGATGGCAAACCGGGTGAGATGGAATTGTCGTTAGCCGATCGTTGGATCATTGGTTTGTTTAATCAAACCGTGAAAACCGTTGAAGACCACATGGCCGCTTTCCGTTTCGACTTAGCCGCTAACACCTTATACGAGTTCACTTGGAATCAATTCTGTGACTGGTATTTGGAATTAACCAAGCCTGTTATGCAAAATGGCACTGAAGCGCAAATGCGCGGCACTCGCCACACTTTAGTCAATGTGCTTGAAAAAATGCAGCGTCTAATGCATCCATTTATGCCGTACATTACTGAAACGATTTGGCAACGTGTCAAACCGTTAGCAGGCGTAACTGGCGATACCATCATGCTAGCATCATTCCCAACTTATCAAGCAGATCAAGTTGATGCGACCGCGATGGCCGATCTTGAATGGGTTAAGCAAGTGATTGTGGCTGTACGTAATATTCGTGCTGAACTTAATATTGCCCCATCAAAGCCGCTTAATGCGTTACTGCGTGGTGTGAGCTACGAAGATCGTATTCGTCTTGAAGCAAACCAAACATTCTTTGCAAGTTTGGCTAAACTCGAAACGATGACCATTTTATCTGAAGGTGAAACGGCGCCAATGTCGAGCACTCAGTTAGTTGGCAATATGGAGCTATTAATCCCAATGGCAGGTTTGATCGATGTAGGCGCAGAAATGGCCCGTATCGATAAACAGTTAGAAAAGCTTGCTCAAGAGATTGCCCGTATTGAAGGTAAATTATCTAATCAAGGTTTTGTGGCTAAAGCCCCTGCTGCGGTAATTGATAAAGAACGCGCTAAAATGACCGATTTAACTCGTGACATTGAAAAGTTAAACGAACAAAAAGTCGAATTAGCTAAGATTTAA
- a CDS encoding DNA polymerase III subunit chi — MTQALFYLMPDNHNQMSALDALYLAACRLAEQQYRQQKTVYIHCKDKQQAYAIDELLWQFEPNAFVPHNLKGEGPVTGAPLEIGFDTLGPNKSRQVLINLADQMPSFAVNLPHIIDFVANDDELKRIARNRYRQYQNVGITPSTQALAE; from the coding sequence ATGACTCAAGCCTTGTTTTACCTTATGCCTGATAATCATAATCAAATGAGTGCATTAGATGCGCTCTATTTAGCTGCTTGCAGGTTAGCTGAACAACAATATCGTCAACAAAAAACCGTTTACATTCACTGCAAAGACAAACAGCAAGCTTATGCCATTGACGAATTACTGTGGCAATTTGAGCCAAACGCCTTTGTACCACACAACTTAAAAGGTGAAGGCCCAGTAACAGGTGCACCTTTGGAAATAGGTTTTGATACCTTAGGGCCAAATAAAAGTCGCCAAGTTCTGATTAATCTTGCAGACCAAATGCCCAGTTTTGCGGTAAACTTGCCCCATATTATCGATTTTGTCGCTAATGATGACGAACTCAAGCGCATTGCTCGCAATCGCTACCGTCAATATCAGAATGTAGGCATTACGCCCAGCACTCAAGCATTAGCTGAATAA
- a CDS encoding ABC transporter substrate-binding protein has translation MQKTIRKFDLSPILYPPFSYLDNDLLSGFSIDIVQAMMQHTQHTANIEMYPFNRAFQILKSQPNTALFVIAKRPEREVNMKWVGPIISSGVYFYQKRNSGLSLAYLEDLKRVRNVGVVLGNADHTYLDSQGFTNLSTDKSQLQSLKMLSYGRVDVAPMSELVMPFLAKAADIDINSIERTPIKLYDSTLYIAFSNDTSDEVIALWQQAFDELKSSGMYQTIYQDYFPTDTDIAKR, from the coding sequence TTGCAAAAGACCATCCGCAAGTTCGATTTATCACCCATCCTTTACCCCCCATTTAGTTATCTTGACAATGATCTTTTAAGCGGTTTTTCTATCGATATTGTTCAAGCGATGATGCAACATACCCAGCACACAGCCAACATTGAAATGTATCCCTTTAATAGAGCATTTCAGATATTGAAATCACAACCAAACACTGCGTTGTTTGTCATTGCTAAAAGGCCAGAAAGAGAAGTAAACATGAAATGGGTAGGTCCCATTATTAGCAGCGGAGTGTATTTTTACCAAAAACGTAATTCCGGACTCTCATTAGCATATTTAGAAGACTTAAAACGTGTCCGAAATGTTGGTGTAGTACTGGGTAATGCTGATCACACCTATTTGGATTCCCAAGGATTCACTAACCTCAGTACTGATAAATCCCAATTACAATCGCTCAAAATGCTCAGTTATGGCCGAGTTGATGTTGCGCCAATGAGCGAACTAGTGATGCCATTTTTGGCAAAAGCAGCCGATATCGATATCAACTCAATAGAACGTACCCCGATTAAGTTATACGACTCTACCTTGTATATCGCATTTTCAAACGACACTTCTGATGAGGTTATTGCACTATGGCAGCAAGCATTTGATGAGTTAAAATCATCAGGTATGTACCAGACCATTTATCAAGATTATTTTCCAACTGATACCGATATTGCTAAGCGATAA
- the punC gene encoding purine nucleoside transporter PunC, with amino-acid sequence MPNLNNNNILINTKQTNITFYLFLFYLALLSMLGFVATDMYLPSFKSIEGTFNASTSEVAISLTSFLAGLAIGQLLYGPLVHKIGKRNSLFAGLSLFMLASALIAFSDSMLMMNIARFFQAIGACSAAVIWQAIVIEQYPADKAQNIFSNIMPLVALSPALAPIAGALILNSFGWRAVFISLCIIAVLLIAMTYFFVPKEKASVHKSKTHIRYKQLLANTLYLGNVVIFGACSGAFFAYLTLWPAVMEQYGYAATEIGLSFIPQTIMFIVGGYSSKLLIRKFGTKVSLNCLLILFGLCVAAIFTSSVILDTETILPLLIAFSLLAGSNGAIYPIVVNNALQEFSNNAAKAAGLQNFLQITISFGASSLVAIWASAGDNAIGWGILACSVLVAVGHIIKSHDSWAKIHQNFTFPDPARLSQASTKKDQ; translated from the coding sequence ATGCCTAATTTGAACAATAACAATATATTAATCAACACAAAACAAACAAATATAACATTCTATTTGTTTCTGTTTTATTTAGCCTTACTGAGTATGTTAGGTTTTGTAGCTACCGACATGTACCTGCCATCATTCAAATCTATTGAAGGGACTTTTAATGCAAGTACCTCAGAAGTGGCCATCTCGTTAACCAGCTTTTTGGCTGGCCTCGCTATCGGACAGTTATTGTATGGGCCGTTAGTGCATAAAATAGGTAAACGGAATTCACTGTTTGCGGGTCTAAGCCTGTTTATGCTGGCAAGTGCACTCATTGCGTTCAGTGACAGCATGTTGATGATGAATATTGCCCGCTTCTTCCAAGCCATTGGCGCTTGCAGTGCAGCCGTTATTTGGCAAGCGATTGTGATAGAACAATACCCAGCCGATAAAGCTCAAAATATTTTCTCTAATATCATGCCTTTAGTTGCATTATCTCCAGCATTAGCGCCCATTGCTGGCGCACTAATACTGAATAGTTTTGGTTGGCGTGCGGTGTTTATTAGCTTATGTATCATTGCAGTATTACTCATTGCCATGACGTATTTTTTTGTGCCAAAAGAAAAAGCTAGCGTACACAAAAGCAAAACTCATATCCGCTATAAGCAACTACTGGCCAATACCCTATATCTAGGTAATGTAGTAATTTTTGGTGCGTGTTCTGGGGCTTTTTTTGCTTACTTAACGTTGTGGCCTGCAGTGATGGAGCAGTATGGTTACGCCGCGACAGAAATTGGCTTAAGTTTTATTCCCCAAACCATCATGTTTATTGTCGGTGGCTACTCAAGTAAATTACTGATCCGCAAATTTGGCACCAAAGTCAGCCTAAACTGTTTACTGATATTGTTTGGTTTGTGTGTTGCGGCCATTTTCACCTCCAGTGTGATCCTCGATACAGAAACAATATTGCCACTGCTCATTGCATTCTCTTTGCTAGCAGGAAGCAATGGCGCAATTTATCCTATTGTGGTCAATAATGCTCTGCAAGAGTTCAGCAATAACGCGGCTAAAGCTGCAGGATTACAAAACTTTTTGCAGATTACTATCTCTTTTGGGGCATCAAGTCTGGTGGCAATTTGGGCAAGTGCGGGTGATAACGCTATTGGTTGGGGAATTCTGGCCTGTTCAGTATTGGTTGCCGTTGGCCACATAATTAAAAGCCATGATTCATGGGCAAAAATACATCAGAATTTTACCTTTCCTGATCCAGCAAGATTATCTCAAGCCTCAACTAAAAAAGACCAGTAA
- the punR gene encoding DNA-binding transcriptional activator PunR gives MLSQQVFELIDVVAQTGSFTAAAKKLHKVPSAISYSVKQIETELGVELFTRHHRSVSLTPAGRHFAVKARQFLNEMELMKRDTQRVANGWKPMLSIALDNIVRTDSVHALIADFYRQFQDVELIIRIEVFNGVWEALATGRSDIAIGATTANPVGGAFKFTNMGNIDWLFVVSPDHPLANIMGPLHDDELRVFPSICLEDTSRDIPKRITWLLNSQRRLVVPDWHSAINCFVEGLGIGYMPQHLAGPLIESGKLVCKTLHRVKQPSACCLAWNDEQMSPALAWVLDYLGDEEQLHRQWLA, from the coding sequence ATGCTTTCACAGCAAGTTTTTGAGCTAATAGACGTTGTCGCCCAAACGGGCAGTTTTACCGCAGCTGCGAAAAAATTGCACAAAGTACCGTCAGCGATAAGTTATTCAGTCAAACAAATTGAAACTGAACTGGGGGTCGAGTTATTTACTCGCCATCATCGCAGTGTCAGCTTAACCCCAGCAGGAAGGCATTTCGCTGTCAAAGCTCGTCAGTTTCTTAACGAAATGGAGTTAATGAAACGAGACACTCAACGAGTGGCTAATGGCTGGAAGCCTATGCTCTCTATTGCATTGGATAATATTGTGAGAACGGATAGCGTTCATGCGTTAATTGCAGATTTTTATAGACAGTTTCAAGATGTTGAGCTGATTATTCGGATTGAAGTATTTAATGGCGTATGGGAAGCGCTTGCCACAGGAAGAAGTGATATTGCCATTGGTGCGACAACCGCAAATCCAGTCGGTGGGGCATTTAAATTCACTAATATGGGCAATATTGATTGGCTGTTTGTGGTCAGCCCTGATCATCCATTGGCAAATATTATGGGTCCACTTCATGATGATGAGTTGCGTGTTTTTCCGTCTATTTGTCTTGAAGATACCTCTCGTGATATTCCTAAACGGATTACGTGGTTGTTAAACAGTCAACGACGCTTAGTGGTGCCCGACTGGCACAGTGCTATTAACTGTTTTGTCGAAGGTTTAGGGATAGGCTACATGCCGCAGCATTTGGCTGGACCGTTAATTGAGTCAGGTAAGTTAGTCTGTAAAACGCTCCATAGAGTTAAACAACCTAGCGCCTGCTGTTTGGCGTGGAATGATGAACAAATGTCACCCGCACTAGCTTGGGTATTGGATTATTTAGGCGATGAAGAGCAGTTACATCGTCAATGGTTAGCCTAG